TACTTCTGATTTGACTGCGGATAATCCTTTGCCATCGAGTTAATCACATGCCCGTTAATGCAGATTTGGGCAACATCATAATAGCTATCGCTCATCAAACCTCCTTCGCAAAAAACATAACGGTAAGTTGAGGGGCGCGCGATCACGCGCGTCCCTTCAAACGCCTGGTTGTGTGATTTATTTTATTGTTTTTATGATATAACCTTTTTTCTGTTCAAAGCATTTACCATCCGATTTTCTGATAAATACGTTGTTGTTAGTTGAACAATGTGCCACCCTATGTCCATCTCCAATTCCATGAGTATGGCGAATACCACAGAATGGACAATTCTCTGCCTTTGAATCTACAGCTTCTCTTTTTAATACGAGATATTCAGTCTGGCCTATAAACTCAGTATCAGGCTCAACTGTTGATAGGGTTTTGAGATATTCCCAGACAGCAGCATTATTATAAAACCATTCGCCAT
This DNA window, taken from Syntrophotalea carbinolica DSM 2380, encodes the following:
- a CDS encoding GIY-YIG nuclease family protein; its protein translation is MIYIIEEGENGPLKIGFAADIEGRIKTLQVGNSQELNLVMSFEGSSDLENKIHKNLSRHRIRSNGEWFYNNAAVWEYLKTLSTVEPDTEFIGQTEYLVLKREAVDSKAENCPFCGIRHTHGIGDGHRVAHCSTNNNVFIRKSDGKCFEQKKGYIIKTIK